The DNA window TTTCTTGTTTCGATCTTTCTTGTTTTGGGTTGTCTACGTCAAATTTGAAGTTCTGTTTGCGAGGAATCTTCAAAAtgatagtactagtaattatcTTCGAGAATTGTCTCTATTCCTAGATTCGCCTTCGAAACAAAGTTAACATGCACATCTTTGTTTGTCACTCTTATCTCCTCACTTTCTGAAAAATGTACAGCATTGCATGCATACCTGACCAAATATAAATGCAATTTGGGTATGGTGTGTAAATTTAGGAGGTAAAGAAAAAGACGTGGCGCAGCTTGCAACCTCTATGGTGTACACGTGTATACACTCGAAGACTGTATCCACTATTCTACTCCCCACGTATtagaattattaatattaatatctCTAACATCGCTTCTTCACCGATCTCATCCTCAATTCCATCTATCCACCGATAAcaattactaattaattagcacaagagagagagagaggggaatgGCATCAAACCTGCTGCCTGCGTTTGCATACACGGTTGTGTACGTGAAAGATGTGGCCAAATCTGTTGAATTCTACTGCAAGGCCTTCGGCTACAACGTCCGCCGCCTAGACGCTTCTCACCGGTGATCATCAAATGCTCTCTCTATTTCTTCATCTCAATTTGTTCTACTTATAATTGTAAAATTCATCATATTCATGGCCTGTAGATGGGGGGAGCTGGAGACCGGGACGACCACGATAGCGTTCACACCGGCAAAGCAACACGAGACGGATGATCTCACCGGGAGCGTCAAGAACCGCCAAAGGAATCCCGTCGAGGTTTGCTTTGATTACGCCGACGTTGATGTCGCCTTTAAGGTATGTACATATTTTAGATCTAATTAATGATCATCAATATTGATAGTGACGGTGGTGGTGTTTGCAGAGAGCGGTGGAGAATGgggcggaggcggtggcgaAGCCGGAGGAGAAAGAGTGGGGCCAGAAAGTGGGGTACGTCAAAGATATTGATGGTATCGTCGTCAGATTGGGAAGCCACGTTCGATCATCCTAGACCTATATAATGCAAAGAAATGTAAGGCTAAGAAGTATACTATATAATagctttataataaaataagtatataACTAGTTTTATAATAACGTGTGAGCGGAAATTCGGGAATTCCAATACCAAAAATTAAGCCTAAAACCTATCTTTCGCTCTCAAATATGTTGCCTATAGTCTATACCAAGTTCATATCAGTGCAAGTTAATGATTTCTTTAGAATGAGGTCCCTCTTGAGATTTGAATATGGGTCACAATACGTGTGTGTACATGAATCAAGAATGTAGCTATGGAAGTAAGTAAATTTATTTTACAAAGATCCCTAATCTAATCCTTTAATCTCTGTAATTGATCTCTTCCTTATTATTTTCGAACGAAGAAAATATATCCCCGTTGCAAAAGACTGGAGCCTTTAACATGATTTTCATTATCTTTACAACAATTATGATCGGTGAAAGTCATATGAGATGCAGAGTTTCATCTGTCTACGGAACATATGAttgcattatttatttatgtatttttaaaagcAGCAGCATAATAAGACAAAATAGGGGAAATGACATTCTAACATAACACCTTAAATTTGATTTGGGCCTCACGAAAAGAGGGCCACGCTGAGTCCTATTTCTATGGAACAATCAGACAAGAAAGCTGAAGTAACAAACTGaaccaaaaaaaattagattaattGATTCCATGAAGTTAAAGTTAACcacgaaaaataaaaatgaaaaatgcatTCCAACTTATTTTATTCGAAACAATAGAGTGAAACTCAAAAATAAAGTACACTGAAATCGtcacaaaaactaaaaaatatacaaCATTCATGCCTTATGAATAAAGGACTAAATACTGCGTGCTGGTTAGTACTAATTGAGTAGAATTACTTCCGCCGTCAATAGTCTTAATTGTGGACCGCATCGAGTTTTATTgataaattggtaaagtaaaaaaaataaattttattgataaattggtaaagtaaaaaaaataaataaaagtaggtAAAGTGTAAGAAAGAGGAGAAGAAGCAAGAGAGAGGATGAGAAAAGTAAATGAGAATAAGTTTCCATttttgaaatgagactattttttatgaacacttcaaaatgataaaatgagattatttttcgtggacggagagagtataatttaACTCATCATTTCTGTTTAACATTTTTTCTTCTGGCCTTAAAGTAGAAATAGTTactaatttaatactactactattatatagaaattgcaaattaaattaattcaagtAAGCCTATAAGGCCATCCataatggggcggacgatagcgcgcccgccactgtggctccgcggacgacggacgatgcatCGTGCGCGCCCGatgcttagtccgcggacgatagggcatcttccgcgtcatcgtccgcccactgtgggaggcgcggacgatgcaaggagttttttttttttttttttaattcgaaatttgtctatttaaacctcgattgtcattccattttttatacgaacatttctcgcatcagttctctcatctctcacatctCTCCAAATCTTACAAGCCAAAATGAACCATGACGACGACCGGAGTTCTTCGGAGGACGgtagtgtgggcccgtaaccgccatcgctgagtttgcgtatttttttgtAACCCGTATTgtaatgtactccctctgtccagcAATTGGAGTCCCATTTCTCCAGGGCACGGGTTTAAAGAAAGTTGTTGGAGTGAGTAATAAATGGTGTGTGGTAGTGGAATTTGGGACCCACCTACATTGTTTCAAATTAAAAATGGGCATAAGCAATGGAATGACAAAGAAGCCAATTAAATTAATGGCTGCCAGAAATTTAAAAAACCAATTAATGTTAAATTCATGGAATAAGCCAAATTTTGTTGGTTTAAGTCAATTAATGCCAAATTCATGGAATAAGCCAAATtcatggagtattttttagaaCATCGATCCAAATAATCGAGCTGAACAAAATTGAACCTCAAAATTGCAGTGCAGAATCAGCACCATATTTTTCCAAATCTTCAAAATTTCTCATAATCCAACCCCAAAACTACGAATAAAATTACGAATCCATTAATTTCAAATGATttatgaaagaataaattttTCCGACCCATTAAAAAGGCCGCACCGTATCACCGCGGCTCCAGCACGTGGCCGTCACGTGCCGCCGTGGATCGGGAGTTTCTGCGCCGGAATCGCCGAATAACGCGACGAGAAGTCACGGAAATGAGCGGATCCATCCGTTTCGAAGTTGAGCGAATAGCTCATGGGATCGTACCGGCATCTCGTAGTCCTCGACCGGCCACCGGTCTGATTAAACTGGCGGATGAAAGTCTTCCATCTCGAACCGCCGCGATCTGAAGCACGGGAAACTGCAGAAGCAGCATCCACGGCGGAAGAATGCGGCGTCGCGTAGATCGGCGAGGTAATCGTCGTCATTTTTTAGAAATTCAAATTGAGAGAGTATAATTGAGAGAGTGACGGCGAAAAATGGGGTATGGGGGGTGTTTTTTTAATGGCATTTTTGGTAAATTATGAATTGAGGGAgggtaatttatttatctaaatatggtaagtagaaccgggactcctattcccgGACGTCCCAAaacggaaaaacgggactcctattgctggacggagggagtattaattttgtaaacgaaatgaagatttttcccaatttttgtagttatttaaatatccaaatagaagaaaatgttTAGGGCGTCCcgctgcaggtggaagggcgggaggataaaatgctgacgtggcggtgcatagggcagGCCTCAGGGctccccattgtggatggcctaagattGCCCATTCAAACACAAAGAAGAGTCCACATTACATTCTGAAACATGACGGCGACGAGCcatattatttttcaaattgaaGACATTTTTAATGTTCTTTAATTTGTTATACTCTTTTGGGTCTTATTATTTTAGAGAACACTAGGAATTACAAGTGAGGATGTTTTGGTAAGgaaaaaatttatattgtttaatCATAAGATATGATGATGATTAGCCATAGACCAGGTGAGAAATATGAGAGAAAAGACAAACTATATGATACGAGTTCAGACATATAATTACACAGAAAATAACAGGTGGTAGTAAAGAAAGTGCATGAAACAGACCATCACTAAAAGTTGCTCTTCATTTAgatactaatactaatattaatatttggGTCATACCTGAAAAAGTGAAAGCTACAAAAGAAAAAGCAATCTAACCAAACAACATAGAATTAACTCATTTTCACTCCATCTATGTATCAAACCcgaaaacaaaattaataaaataaataaacatacgaaaaagaaaagaatttcatGACCCACACTTATCCGTCGCCATCAAATCCGATTCTCCCCTTAAAATTTGGAATTCACTTCTTTTCCAATTAATTTAGAATCccataattatttatctagtaaAGTCATGAACCAGCCCGGGCCTGTCCGTCACGTTGAAACGCCACGACATAAACGGAACTCCCCCGCCGCCGCCCATTTCCGAGTGATCCACCGCCGCGCCTTCGTCTTCCATGAACCGGTACTCGCCCCCGTAGCCCGAAGCGTAGCACGGAGCTTTCATCATGTACTGCGCCTCCACCTGAGCCCCGTTGCCGTTTCCCGTGGcggccgccgccgtcgcccttCTCTCCTCCTTCTTGTAACGAATGCCGCACGCATTGCATAGCGACTGCAATAATTTGTcgcattatatattttttttaattcaattaaggAAGCTAAAAAAGTATCGTTATTCGTGGTGtgccaaataaaaaaaaaataccttAGGTCCTCTGGGGCCGTTTCGCCACAGGGGAGTAGAAGTGGTGTCACAATTAGCGCAGCGGCGCGCGAGGAGGGGGTCGCCGGCGGAGGGGCGGTGGGGCTTGGCGGAGGAGGACGGCGGGGTGTGCTTGGAAGGGAGGATGTTCCAGCCGAAGTTGGAGATGCAGGAGGAGCGGTTCTTGTCGTGGTGGGTGGTGTGATCGACGCGGGTGGAAGGGGTGCCTAAGGAGAGGGTACAATCGACTGAAGCGGAAGGAGAGTACAAGTCGGGTTCATCGAAGGGTCTGTGGGGATTAGACATGGAGAATAGCATGGGGTAGGAATTGCCACTTTGGTGGTGGGTGTGATACATTGTTGATTAAATTAAGAGATGATGAATTGAATTTGGATTTTGGAATGTGGAGTTGAAATATATAGAGAGGGGAATAGTGAGTTGAAAAGGATGGGTAATAATAAAATGTTTGAACAACAACATAGGATAGAGAGCTGGTGAGATCGACTGTTgctttatataaaaaaaagggggGAAATACCAGTCAGCACCTGCGAGAATCCGGTTTGTcgttaattgaataaaaactgGCAGTGAAATTAGATAAAAATAGGGTGAGGTGCAGATTACACGTTGGAATAAGAATAATGCAGAAGCAATTatgcatatatatgtatatagatagatatagaGATTGGTCATTGGGCAGTCAAAAGAGCCCACGTGACTAGCGGGAACAGTCTTCCATGGATCTGCCGTCGCCGATCACGAGGCGCCACCCCGTATCCATGTCTCCGCCTTAGCTCCTCCACccgccaccacctccgccaccgCCACACATCAGAGTCACGAGAATAAAACGCCTTGATTTGGGGCCctaaattcattaattaatgtGATCGATCGGAACATGTTGGGACTATGCGTTTTTTTGGATTGTGCTATGGCTCTATTATGTccttcaatttaattattttcattctCTAGATTTGCAAGCCTGCCTCATTTATTTAACCAACTTGGAAACAGATTTTTTCGATTGTCcctcattttattatttgatcAAACATCATTTGTCCCAAGTTATTACTACTCCTTACTTAGCATTCTTGAAAAGTACAAAATAAAAGTTGCTTATATTCTTAACTCTGAAGTAATCAAGTATAGGAAAAATAGTACTACGAAAGACTTTGATTTTTCAAAAAAGCATTTGAGAGGAGAATAAATTGAATCCAAGATCTTGTTTCCTTGTTAAAAGAATTATGGATATGCAAGTATATTAAATATTCttgtaatttgaattttattttgacGAGTATTCGAAAACAATGATTTGGTACGAATTGGTAATAGAACTGAAACAAAACATCAAGTCGTCATCATTTTGAGATAGGTTTATAGGGCATGCTGTGTGCCTATCTCTAGCAAAATAATTCAGTCATCACCCCAATCATATAATCCATCACTCTCTCTATTTAACAGTTGCAAACATTaactaaaatttttattttatttgtgttatttttttacATAAGGATTTAATTATTGAAGTGTTATTATAATGAAGTGGTATAGCTGCCTGCAATCTTGCTAGCTTAAAATTAGACTCCGTCATAAATTATTTGTTGGTATCACATGCATCGTTGTGTTTAAGGTTTTATCTTGCAAAAATGTGTTTGTCGAATAAGCAGTAGTAAAATTGATACGTTATAAAGTGTGCTTGCTACTTCAAATTGAAATTGACACtaacatttttttatcattttataatttaattcaattgtCTATTTTGCTCACTAGCTAGTGTATAAGGATTTAATGAATGCAAAAGGAGTAAAAATTGTGGCCCTGAATCTCTTGGCTTAATTTGAACAATTTCGTCATACATAGTAATATAACCAAATACTACAAATTATAGTAATTGGGTGCTAATTAGGGAAGAATATGACATTATTGCTTTATTTGAAATTGATGGATATGATGATGTATGAAGCTAGCTAGTTGTCCCAGTCCATGATTCTTGATTCCATAAAAAGTTAAGGCAAGTCTATCACTCTAGTGATAGAGATAGTAGTGTAATTACAAAGATCATGagattctataaaaaaatagagagagagagagagagagagacaatGCTGGGGCTGGGAGTGCAAAAAGTGAAAGAGGATACTCTGCAATCATCAAAGCAACACAATTTGTTCCTCTACTCTTGCACAAATCTTTGACCCAAAGATGGAAACTTGGAAAAAGAAAAGCTACTACTCCAACACAACACATACTCTATACATACGCCACCCCGTAACGTTTCAAAATATTGGGAAAACCAAATTAAGGAGTATAATTTTCTTAAACAATATTGGGAGTAAATGCTTTATTAATTTGTCATAATATAGTTATATATATTCATGACCACGGTGATCCAGATGTGTGTCCTCTTGCGATAAAAATGAGGACCTAAAATGAGAGTTTATCTTTTGGTTGTTTCTAGTTTTGGATTTAGTTTTAGTTATTTTGTTTATGTCAAATTCTATCACCTTACATGAATGAATTTATTTGCAATCTTTTTTCAATTAGGATTAAAAGTTGAGTTCAGCTACAATTTTATTCTCTAAGGATTGTGTTTATCTTTTCGTTTCCAATAAGTAGGATTTTTGTTGCCCATATATATGTTGTATTGTTAGTTTGAATGGTAGTTTTTGGACAATTTAATAAACGAGATTTAGAAACTTGAGATTTTTTATCAGTTGGTTTCATTTCTCTCATATGCTAGGTAATTCTCGAGAGCTGATTTAGCATTATTTCAGCTTTATGGTTAAGCACCAATGACCGAACGAAGACGTAGAGGTGATGGTCGTGACGTTTGTACTAGGGCGCAAGGAGAGGATCCCATGGACGAAGAGGACTCTCGACAACATCGCCTACATGTTGTAGAGAATGATGAATTGAGGAGACAAATTCAACAACTTCACAATGCCTTTCCCGTTTCGAGATTTTTTTATCAAAGGTTTCTATTATGTATCACAAACTGATGGGGAACAGTGACACTAATATTCCTTTTGTGCAAAACTCAAGGTCGACTCTTTTTCGAGAAAAGGTGAATGATCCATATGTGAGACATCTgcgatgaagatgaagatgaagatgaagactTGGAACGAAAATTTATTTGTGATTTTTCTAGAATAACAACCGGTCAAAATCTACAAAAAATTAATTGGAATATAAGGACTAAATAACGAGTACAAAACAGGCATAGTGTTTCTAGTTTTTGTACGCTAAACCATGCAAAAGGGAATAACACATGTTGTTTATATGTGTTGTCACACTCATGAAGATGTGTTCAAATCGATTAAAATGTATGGGATTAGACCTGGTCCGACTAATAGTCTCAACCAATTCAAAAAGAATTTACAATAATATAGTATTTGTTCGAATTAGGGAGTACTAGTTTTATTGTACGTCGAAATCAACAATTGTTTAgtaaatattgaaattttattaaatactacCCGTTAGAAAACTTTGAAATAGAAGAATAAATGAATGTTGAACATATGTGATAAGGTGGTGAGGGACAAAAAGAGGAGGAAGAAAAGTGACCCCACAATGACACGATGGGTCCCAAAACCAGACAAACAAAGTCCTCTGGAATATCGATCGATTCGatcaaaagattaaaaataaataaacaaataagcAAACGAGAGAGAGATTGTCTTGAGATTGGAGTGGGGCAGTTGGAGTTCGACAAAGGGGGAAGACCACCGCTTTCCAAAAGATGCTctcttctctctatttttttaaaaatttacttGCCTTGTGAGTGATTAACCCAATGTTATGTTTATGTTATCTCAAAACTTAAATAAATCATCTCTTTTGTTTTGATAATTTCTTTAATTGTCAAATGgcatatttcatttttgtttgcaacataattatattattgtCTTCAAATTAAATAAGAACCAACTTTACTAGAAACAATTCTGGTTTATAGTATAGCAGACAATTAAAGATTAAAGCAACCTATATATAGCTACGAACAAAAGAGTGAATATaactattaaataataaaatcgtATAGTATTTAATCTTTGTTCCAACGCATATCTTTATTAAGAATATGAATAGAATCTAAGAGTTAGGAAGAATGTGAATAGATAGATAAGAATGAAAAGATAAGTGCGAAAAAATTAAAtgttctaaaattagaaaattatagGTTTGAGTTTCGCAAAATCTTCTAAATCTGTTCCGTAATATGgaatataaatttgaataatGATATTAGGGTTTTTATAAATGCAGAAAATTGATACTCTAGAGAATGACACTCCGTGGATGAGTTGGTATAAAAGTGGGATATTTTTTGACCGTGGAAGTGAAGATGcctatgaaaataaaattaatagtaattcTGTTGGtgatttcattaaaataaaatagggaGATCTACAATGTTTATAATCtaagtagtaattaattaattaattaaagaattagCATTAAAAATGTGGGCATGTCTGCGAGAttggattttgattttggttaATGATGCAAACGCACACGGACGCCATTAATTATCACAGCCTTTGAGGGCAATCAAATCTCCGCCCAATCATCATCTTATGCCTCTCTGGATTTTGTGGGGCCCTCcatttattatatactccctccgttccattaaaaattaaacgcgttcctttttaggttgtcccaataaaaatgaaacgtttcctaaaatagaaacaatattctctctactttttattctctcttactttactctctcttcattaacttacaaaacatcactacataaaatcttgtgccggaaaccaaatattgcatatttattgagacggagggagtatatatcaaACTGAATTTAAATTGTAATAGTATATCTCAAATGCATTTCGGCagttatttttttgtataattaCTATTTTTCTCTTGAAAACATACACATAAAATTATCAAATCAGCCCTTTGCTTTTGAAACAATACAAAATTCCAAATATCCCTTTGTAATATCCCTTTGTtccacaaaataattaatagtaattcaTTTCCGAGAGCCCAAAAAAGAAGGTCTAATTTTTTAATTGGAATTGAATgaaaattatactattaataaaataatcttattaatatttataagatGACTTGTGTAAGCAATACAAAAGGCAAAGTAGGTCATTTGTATATATAGCTTTTATTTTCAAGTAATATTAAATGTACCGTTTAGTATAAGTGACAACTAGAAAGGAGATTTATTTCTGAGTATAaaaatc is part of the Salvia splendens isolate huo1 chromosome 22, SspV2, whole genome shotgun sequence genome and encodes:
- the LOC121785896 gene encoding uncharacterized protein Mb0911c, coding for MASNLLPAFAYTVVYVKDVAKSVEFYCKAFGYNVRRLDASHRWGELETGTTTIAFTPAKQHETDDLTGSVKNRQRNPVEVCFDYADVDVAFKRAVENGAEAVAKPEEKEWGQKVGYVKDIDGIVVRLGSHVRSS
- the LOC121786357 gene encoding GATA transcription factor 18-like, encoding MYHTHHQSGNSYPMLFSMSNPHRPFDEPDLYSPSASVDCTLSLGTPSTRVDHTTHHDKNRSSCISNFGWNILPSKHTPPSSSAKPHRPSAGDPLLARRCANCDTTSTPLWRNGPRGPKSLCNACGIRYKKEERRATAAAATGNGNGAQVEAQYMMKAPCYASGYGGEYRFMEDEGAAVDHSEMGGGGGVPFMSWRFNVTDRPGLVHDFTR